The Balearica regulorum gibbericeps isolate bBalReg1 chromosome 5, bBalReg1.pri, whole genome shotgun sequence genomic interval GTACACCAACCTCCGTTCTCCTGTTAGCACTGCCTTCCTCATCCTTCTTTTCTTCGGGCATGGGAGCAAGCGGGAAGCCTCCTTCACTGCTGTCCTCCTTCGAGTGATGCTTCCATGACCTTCTCACATCTTCCTCTGGACTACTGAAGTCATACTTGCGGGACCTAAGTGCCATTTTCATGGACCTGTCTGGGTCTTCCCCACTATCATTTTCCTCCATGCGCTTCTTTGATGTCAGCTGCTTGGCCAGCTCATCCATTTTGTTCCACCTCTTGGAGTCTTCCCACTCCCTGGAGGactcctcctccatctcctcacTTTTGGCATCCCTGGGCTGGAAGAtgtcctcctccccctgcatCCCCTCATCCTCCAGGCGATGCCTTCCTCTCAGTGCCCGgggctgctcttcctcctcctcctcagagcTCCTCCCGTCTTTGCCAAATCCCAGAGCATCATCGTTATCTGAAAGAGCATTAAACACAACAGTGAGCACGAGTGTTAACCTCGTTACGCTCCACCTCTGAACTGAGCCTTCAGGGGCAATGCGAGGTGGGTTTCCTGACCTAGGCCCATTTTCCCAGGATTCTGGAAATACCCACTCTCATGTCACCATGTCAGTAACAGGCCTTGGAGGCAGCAGTCAAAAACTATATAGGAAGTTCAAGACAAAGAAATTAGTTTTCCCCAGATGGTATGAAAACTGAGCAGCAGGTAGCTGCTGGGCCTGCGTTACCTGCTGTGTGTGGGCCCACGTGGCCAGGTGCTTGCAGGGGGGTCTGGGTGGCTGTCGGCAGGGGTATTTCTGTAAACCCAGTAAGCACCTCCCCAAACTTTTAGGCTTTAAAGCCTCTTATCCCTCTGTCTCAGTGCTCTGACCCCTGGTAGGTATCAGTGCAGTCATCTGGGATACGTACTGTCATCTCCCTGCATCTCCTCAGCCCCCTCGTCCTCCTCAGCCAAATCAAGTGACCTCTCTGCTTCGGTAGGgtcctcctctgcagcatcGTCTCCTCCGTCATCCTCCCGCTCCACACGCTCTCCTGCCTccttgctctgctcctggcCCTTCCTGGATAGCTGATCTCTGTCATCCTCAAGCTCCAGGCTGTCCCTGGGGCCTCTGGgctcctcctcttcatcctgttgctgctgctgctcatcctTGCTGAAGTCTTTGCTGATGTGGTTGTCCAAAGCTTCATCTCGCTGGGCATCCTCTGTGTCCCTGATCTCGTtgctctctgcttcctcccGATCCTCCTTCTCACCAGGATCAGCATCCCGTGGCCTGGGttccctctcctccaggctgttttttccctcctctcttgaATCTTCATTTTGCTGGATTTTCTGTGCTGCCAGCTCAGCCAGGGACCCCGTGGGCTGCTCCTCTTCAGGGCGCTCCCCTGCCACATCTGCAGAGGGAGGAGCAAGAAGCAACACCTCTCCTGAGAGTTCATTTCACAACCAGCGAAGCCCATGCTTTTCTTAGGGAGCTTCAGCCCTGCTCAGCAATCTGCCTAACCAGCTCATGGATCCTTTAGCAAATCACTTCAACATATGCTTGCGTTCAAGCAAGCTGGTGCTCTCACTGGTGTCTGCTCTCCTGGAGAGACTCGCAAGGCTGAAGTTAAACATATGCCGAAGCGCTTTGCTGCAGCATGGTCCTCATCACCATCTCTTGAGATGCCAGCAACAAACTTGCCCCGCGCGAAACAGATCgcatgtgaaatgaaatgatttAGGAGTATAATACAGCACTTGCacagctctccctgctctgaGTGCTGCGCTAACATCGCATTCTTATTTCTGCCCCCAGGTTGAGGAGGCAGCCAGCACTGTTTGTGGGCAAGCCGGAGGGAGGGGGGGCCGGCTCtgcttctgcaaagcagctACTCAGCAGGAGCTTCATGTGGGCTGTGTATTTACTCTTGTTCATGTCAGAGACTGGCCTCTTTTGACATAATTAGCCATAGAAAtcactttgcaaaagaaaagatgggAGGCTGAAGAGCAGTGCGAAAAGCCAGATGGGTATGGAAAGGTGAGcgcagccccaggcagggctgaggagTGTGCTGGGGTGAGGGGATGAGAGAGACGGTTGTGCAGGGCTGGTTACCAACAGTGACACTGCACTGGTGTCACTGGGCTGCCTGGAGGCCTCGACAGCCCAACGTGCCATACTTCATCCTTATGCAATCTCCACACTGCTGGAGCAAGAGGTTCAGGTCTGCCCTGGTGGGAAAGAGACCCAGTGCAACCTGTCCTCTCCTTTGGCTTTTGGCCATGCTGGCTGCGGCAGCAACCCCCAGCAGTATCTCTCCTCATCGCTTCAGGCAACTTTGGGGTGATGTCATGGCATCACTGTGCTGCCATGCCATGGCCACATGCCCCAGAGCCCACTCGAGACCCTCTGTGGGGAGGTGCTACTGTTGGGTGAGGAATCATCTCACCCCACTTTGGCATCATCTCTTCCTGATGTGGAAA includes:
- the CHGA gene encoding chromogranin-A produces the protein MSRPELLAVLLLAVPAISLPVTNDMNKGDTKVMKCIVEVISDTLSKPNPLPISEECLETLRGDERIISILRHQNLLKELQEIAAQGANERIQQQKKNSGFEDELSEVLESQNDKNKQRDVAGERPEEEQPTGSLAELAAQKIQQNEDSREEGKNSLEEREPRPRDADPGEKEDREEAESNEIRDTEDAQRDEALDNHISKDFSKDEQQQQQDEEEEPRGPRDSLELEDDRDQLSRKGQEQSKEAGERVEREDDGGDDAAEEDPTEAERSLDLAEEDEGAEEMQGDDNNDDALGFGKDGRSSEEEEEEQPRALRGRHRLEDEGMQGEEDIFQPRDAKSEEMEEESSREWEDSKRWNKMDELAKQLTSKKRMEENDSGEDPDRSMKMALRSRKYDFSSPEEDVRRSWKHHSKEDSSEGGFPLAPMPEEKKDEEGSANRRTEDQELESLAAIEAELERVAHKLHELRRG